A DNA window from Amycolatopsis sp. DSM 110486 contains the following coding sequences:
- a CDS encoding protein kinase — protein MSDTWRVPGFTEVDVLGIGGFGRVVLAKHEASGRMAAIKYLRAEYLADAGIADGFRREAWLLSGVRSPHVVRLFDFVETPDGAALVMEAVPGVSLRALLATENVLAPESALAILKGSLLGLADAHAAGVVHRDYKPGNVLVSREGESKLVDFGLATLDGHNGLTAGSPSYMAPEQWSGQPGVPATDVYAATCVFYQCVTGQVPFRADTTEGLRSLHQAAPVPVEAVPEALRPLIARGMAKDPAWRPARADAFVAELEIVARKAYGKNWEKRGWKRLAASAAALTALTPLALLATAGTAAAPVGAGAVAAGVGGGVGGGVPATGTGVGATAVIAGKIAAAVLIVGALVAGGVAIFGNHDDPPAQAAALTVSLQTTSGRDQAMPVTYDLQFPQVSGGPDPAVRQRINEALRAPVDKRLKAIRDGVAGNRDRFQEAGDTAAAHTTARILLQTPRLLSVRYQHDLDSAVLSHPTWRFPETTTVDLGTGQILGPREVFRPEVLTAAGMKTLTQRLEPHTQYGFRREPGVGEEGRKVDIDAANSTAGGDHVPGADFGFTETGVQFEILWYELGASTADGQETVTLPYAEVGDLMQPKFLTMLGKPAPASPPPASPSLSPTPSTSSVPSTGQSAEGPTYTNPRFGFTALISESYLATPYAPANGDGMTFTNSDVDATLTVWGANSNQSAAQALAGAAAEVEAGGGRVTYQKVEGDRYSVSGYQGDGKIFYERGFTGSASMAALRWVYPREDKDQFDGLVSSTLEGFRPGDLSRPH, from the coding sequence ATGAGCGACACCTGGCGCGTGCCCGGGTTCACCGAGGTGGACGTGCTCGGCATCGGCGGCTTCGGGCGGGTCGTGCTGGCCAAGCACGAGGCCTCGGGGCGGATGGCGGCGATCAAGTATCTGCGCGCGGAGTACCTCGCCGACGCGGGGATCGCGGACGGGTTCCGGCGCGAGGCATGGCTGTTGTCGGGCGTGCGGAGCCCGCACGTGGTCCGGCTCTTCGACTTCGTGGAGACGCCGGACGGCGCCGCCCTGGTCATGGAGGCCGTGCCCGGTGTGTCGCTGCGCGCGCTGCTGGCGACGGAGAACGTGCTGGCCCCCGAGTCCGCGCTGGCCATTCTGAAGGGCTCGCTGCTCGGCCTCGCCGACGCCCACGCGGCCGGGGTGGTCCACCGGGACTACAAACCGGGAAACGTGCTGGTGTCCCGCGAAGGCGAGTCGAAGCTGGTCGACTTCGGACTCGCCACTTTGGACGGCCACAACGGGCTGACGGCCGGTTCACCGTCGTACATGGCGCCGGAGCAGTGGTCCGGGCAGCCCGGGGTGCCCGCCACCGACGTGTACGCGGCGACCTGCGTGTTCTACCAGTGCGTCACCGGACAGGTGCCGTTCCGGGCGGACACGACCGAAGGGCTGCGCTCGCTGCACCAAGCAGCACCGGTGCCCGTGGAGGCGGTGCCCGAGGCGTTGCGCCCCTTGATCGCGCGAGGGATGGCGAAGGATCCGGCGTGGCGGCCGGCCCGGGCTGATGCTTTCGTGGCGGAGCTGGAGATCGTCGCCCGCAAGGCCTACGGGAAGAACTGGGAGAAACGCGGCTGGAAGCGTCTGGCCGCGTCGGCCGCCGCGTTGACGGCGTTGACGCCCTTGGCGTTGCTGGCCACCGCCGGCACGGCCGCCGCACCGGTCGGCGCCGGCGCCGTGGCGGCCGGGGTCGGGGGTGGGGTCGGGGGCGGGGTGCCGGCCACGGGGACCGGGGTGGGCGCGACCGCGGTGATCGCCGGCAAGATCGCCGCCGCGGTGCTGATCGTCGGCGCGCTGGTCGCCGGGGGAGTGGCGATTTTCGGCAACCACGACGATCCGCCCGCGCAAGCGGCGGCGCTCACCGTCAGCCTGCAGACCACGTCGGGGCGGGACCAGGCCATGCCGGTCACCTACGACCTCCAGTTCCCGCAGGTGTCCGGCGGCCCCGATCCCGCGGTCCGGCAACGGATCAACGAGGCGTTGCGCGCCCCGGTCGACAAGCGGCTGAAGGCGATTCGTGACGGGGTGGCCGGCAATCGCGACCGGTTCCAGGAGGCCGGCGACACGGCCGCGGCGCACACGACGGCGCGGATCCTGCTGCAGACGCCGAGACTGCTTTCCGTGCGGTACCAGCATGATCTCGACTCGGCCGTGCTGTCGCACCCGACCTGGCGGTTCCCCGAAACGACGACTGTCGACCTCGGTACGGGGCAGATCCTCGGCCCCCGGGAGGTGTTCCGGCCCGAAGTGCTGACCGCGGCCGGGATGAAGACGCTCACCCAACGGCTCGAACCGCACACCCAGTACGGGTTCCGCCGCGAGCCGGGGGTCGGCGAGGAGGGCCGGAAGGTGGACATCGACGCCGCGAACAGCACCGCAGGCGGCGACCACGTGCCGGGCGCCGACTTCGGGTTCACCGAGACCGGGGTCCAGTTCGAGATCCTGTGGTATGAACTCGGCGCCAGCACGGCGGACGGGCAGGAGACCGTGACCTTGCCGTACGCCGAGGTCGGCGACCTGATGCAGCCGAAGTTCCTGACGATGCTCGGCAAGCCGGCGCCCGCCTCGCCGCCACCGGCTTCGCCCTCGCTCTCCCCGACGCCGTCGACGTCCTCTGTGCCCTCTACGGGACAGTCTGCGGAGGGGCCCACGTACACGAACCCCCGGTTCGGTTTCACCGCGCTGATCTCCGAGAGCTACCTCGCGACCCCGTACGCCCCGGCGAACGGGGACGGGATGACGTTCACCAACTCCGATGTCGACGCGACGCTGACGGTGTGGGGCGCCAACTCGAACCAGTCCGCGGCCCAGGCGCTGGCCGGCGCGGCCGCCGAGGTGG
- a CDS encoding MFS transporter has product MAGMKVAEVLRNRDFDFYWGGVVLSQIGSRGTIAANLYQVYELSGSVAQTGLVGAAQVVALVVLSPLAGVYADRVDRRKLLQWSQAVAMVVALALAATSFAGHVDVVQVVGSVVLTTAAASFDQPARQALIPALVPRAQLPQAFALLNPSRELAVLLGPALSGVLIAVSGPGLMYAVDAVTYLLLMVTLALLRIPHLPGSGEHITLREQFVEGVRFVLGRRIVWQMVLLDLVATVFAAYRVLLPTLAIDRFHLGATAYGLLSAAPSAGALIATYTVFRVVARSKRLGKVLLASTIAYGLSAVLLAWSAGLVVALVACLLLGAFDAMATTIRQAAVQLETPDSLRGRVSAIYQMASRGGPALGDTVIGGVAAAAGPVLALMIGGLATAAFAIAHFGRANPVRTYAAARAEEPTQA; this is encoded by the coding sequence ATGGCGGGCATGAAGGTCGCCGAGGTCCTGCGCAACCGCGACTTCGATTTCTACTGGGGCGGCGTCGTCCTCTCGCAGATCGGCAGCCGGGGAACGATCGCGGCCAACCTTTACCAGGTCTACGAGCTCTCCGGTTCGGTGGCGCAAACCGGGCTGGTGGGAGCCGCGCAGGTCGTGGCGCTGGTGGTGCTCAGTCCCCTGGCCGGCGTCTACGCGGACCGGGTGGACCGGCGCAAGCTCCTCCAGTGGTCGCAGGCCGTGGCCATGGTCGTGGCGCTCGCGCTCGCGGCGACGAGCTTCGCCGGCCACGTCGACGTCGTGCAGGTGGTCGGCTCGGTCGTGCTCACCACCGCGGCGGCCAGTTTCGACCAGCCCGCCCGCCAAGCCCTGATCCCGGCCCTGGTCCCACGGGCGCAGCTGCCGCAGGCCTTCGCGTTGCTCAACCCTTCCCGAGAGCTCGCCGTGCTCCTCGGCCCCGCGCTCTCCGGTGTGCTCATCGCCGTCAGCGGGCCAGGCCTGATGTACGCCGTCGACGCGGTGACCTACCTCCTGCTGATGGTCACCCTGGCGCTGCTCCGGATCCCGCACCTGCCGGGGTCGGGCGAGCACATCACGCTGCGCGAGCAGTTCGTGGAGGGCGTCCGGTTCGTCCTGGGGAGACGGATCGTGTGGCAAATGGTGCTGCTCGACCTGGTGGCGACGGTCTTCGCGGCCTACCGGGTCCTCCTGCCCACGCTGGCGATCGACCGATTCCACCTGGGCGCCACGGCGTACGGGCTGCTCTCGGCAGCACCGTCGGCGGGAGCTCTCATCGCGACGTACACGGTCTTCCGGGTGGTCGCCCGCAGCAAGCGGCTCGGCAAGGTCCTCCTCGCTTCGACGATCGCGTACGGCCTTAGTGCCGTCCTGCTCGCCTGGTCCGCCGGGCTCGTCGTCGCGCTGGTCGCCTGCCTGCTGCTCGGCGCGTTCGACGCGATGGCCACGACGATCCGGCAGGCGGCGGTGCAGCTCGAGACGCCGGATTCGTTGCGCGGGCGGGTTTCCGCGATCTACCAGATGGCCTCACGCGGCGGCCCTGCTCTGGGCGACACCGTGATCGGTGGCGTCGCGGCGGCGGCCGGTCCCGTGCTCGCGCTGATGATCGGAGGGCTCGCGACCGCGGCCTTCGCCATCGCTCACTTCGGCCGGGCCAACCCGGTGCGCACCTACGCCGCGGCACGGGCCGAGGAGCCGACGCAGGCCTGA